A portion of the Agrobacterium tumefaciens genome contains these proteins:
- a CDS encoding peptidylprolyl isomerase, which produces MLRYNKIAAAVIVATLGLQFPAFAQEDKVVAKVGDLEIHQSELDLAMGNLDPQLAQLPDEQKKVAALSGAIDVKLLVKNASAEGLEKTEDFKKRMEFIQDRELHNAYFRKHVVDAVTNEEVKARYDKEVAALPKEEEIKAAHILVASEDEAKDVIKQLDAGKDFAALAKEKSTDSNKDDGGDLGWFGKGRMVPEFEEAAFGLEKGAYTKTPVKTQFGFHVIKLEDKRIAPPPAFEQVEPQVRQLVMRDKYVALIEKAKADQKIEIMDETLKKGYDEATKEQQAQPQQ; this is translated from the coding sequence ATGTTGCGCTATAATAAAATTGCGGCTGCGGTGATTGTGGCCACGCTCGGCCTCCAGTTTCCTGCCTTTGCACAGGAAGACAAGGTTGTCGCCAAGGTTGGCGATCTGGAAATCCACCAGTCCGAACTCGACCTTGCCATGGGCAATCTCGATCCGCAGCTCGCACAGCTTCCCGACGAGCAGAAGAAGGTCGCAGCCCTTTCCGGCGCGATCGACGTCAAGCTTCTCGTGAAGAATGCCAGCGCCGAAGGTCTGGAAAAGACCGAAGACTTCAAGAAGCGCATGGAGTTCATTCAGGACCGTGAGCTGCACAACGCCTATTTCCGCAAGCATGTGGTTGATGCTGTCACCAATGAAGAGGTGAAGGCGCGCTACGACAAGGAAGTCGCAGCCTTGCCGAAGGAAGAAGAAATCAAGGCAGCTCATATTCTGGTTGCAAGCGAAGACGAAGCCAAGGACGTCATCAAGCAGCTTGATGCGGGCAAGGATTTCGCAGCGCTTGCCAAGGAAAAGTCGACCGACTCCAACAAGGATGATGGCGGCGATCTCGGCTGGTTCGGTAAGGGCCGCATGGTTCCGGAATTCGAAGAGGCCGCTTTCGGTCTCGAAAAGGGCGCCTACACCAAGACGCCTGTCAAGACGCAGTTCGGCTTCCACGTCATCAAGCTGGAAGACAAGCGCATCGCACCGCCACCGGCTTTCGAGCAGGTCGAGCCGCAGGTTCGTCAGCTTGTCATGCGTGACAAGTACGTTGCCCTCATCGAGAAGGCAAAGGCTGACCAGAAGATCGAAATCATGGATGAGACGCTGAAGAAGGGCTACGACGAAGCCACGAAGGAACAGCAGGCACAGCCGCAGCAGTAA
- the secA gene encoding preprotein translocase subunit SecA, giving the protein MVSLGGIARKLFGSANERRVRSYKSKIAAINALEEATKALSDDALAAKTAEFRQQLADGKSLDDLLIPAFAVAREASRRVLHMRPFDVQLTGAMILHQGAIAEMKTGEGKTLVATLAVYLNALAGKGVHVVTVNDYLAQRDAATMSKLYRFLGLTTGVIVHGLDDDQRREAYGCDITYATNNELGFDYLRDNMKYDRAQMVQRGHNYAIVDEVDSILVDEARTPLIISGPLDDRSDLYNTIDAFIPLLSPEDYEIDEKQRSANFSEDGTEKLENLLRQAGLLKGESLYDIENVAIVHHINNALKAHKLFTRDKDYIVRNDEIVIIDEFTGRMMPGRRYSEGQHQALEAKEKVQIQPENQTLSSVTFQNYFRMYAKLAGMTGTASTEAEEFGNIYGLDVIEVPTNLPIQRIDEDDEVYRTGEEKFLAIIAEIKAAHDRGQPVLVGTTSIEKSELLAHMLRQSGFTDFQVLNARYHEQEAYIVSQAGVPGAVTIATNMAGRGTDIQLGGNVEMRLERELEGMEPGPERDAKEAAIRAEIKVLKEKALAAGGLYVIATERHESRRIDNQLRGRSGRQGDPGRSKFYLSLQDDLMRIFGSERMDSMLQKLGLKDGEAIVHPWINKALERAQKKVEARNFETRKNLLKYDDVLNDQRKVIFEQRLELMESDNIGETAADMRHEVIEALVTKHIPENAYAEQWDIAGLKAGIAQFLNLDLPVEEWAKEEGIAEDDILQRVTEAADKYAAERAERFGPEIMTYVERSVVLQTIDHLWREHIVNLDHLRSVVGFRGYAQRDPLQEYKAEAFELFQSLLTNLREAVTAQLMRVELVQQEPQQPELPEMTAHHLDPVTGEDEMAQGVPVAFVPAEDRDPNNPATWGRIGRNEMCPCGSGKKYKHCHGVYEQA; this is encoded by the coding sequence ATGGTCAGCCTCGGCGGAATAGCCCGCAAATTGTTCGGTTCGGCAAATGAACGCCGCGTCCGCTCCTATAAAAGCAAGATCGCAGCCATCAATGCGCTGGAGGAAGCCACCAAGGCTCTTTCCGACGACGCGCTGGCGGCAAAGACGGCGGAGTTCCGCCAGCAGCTTGCGGACGGCAAATCGCTGGACGATCTGCTGATCCCGGCTTTTGCCGTCGCCCGCGAGGCGTCGCGCCGTGTTCTACACATGCGACCCTTTGATGTGCAGCTGACCGGTGCCATGATCCTGCACCAGGGCGCCATCGCCGAAATGAAGACCGGTGAAGGCAAGACGCTGGTGGCGACCCTTGCGGTCTACCTCAATGCGCTGGCTGGCAAGGGCGTGCATGTCGTTACCGTCAACGACTACCTCGCCCAGCGCGACGCGGCCACGATGAGTAAGCTCTACCGTTTCCTCGGTCTGACGACCGGTGTTATCGTGCACGGGCTAGATGACGACCAGCGCCGCGAGGCCTATGGCTGCGACATCACCTACGCCACGAATAACGAGCTTGGCTTCGATTATCTGCGCGACAACATGAAATATGATCGCGCCCAGATGGTGCAGCGCGGCCACAACTACGCAATCGTCGACGAAGTGGACAGCATTCTGGTCGATGAGGCGCGCACGCCGCTTATCATCTCCGGCCCGCTGGACGACCGCTCCGATCTCTATAACACCATCGACGCCTTCATTCCGCTGCTGTCGCCGGAAGACTACGAAATCGATGAGAAGCAGCGTTCGGCCAACTTCTCCGAAGACGGCACCGAGAAGCTCGAAAACCTGCTGCGGCAGGCGGGCCTGCTCAAGGGCGAATCGCTTTACGACATCGAAAACGTCGCCATCGTTCACCACATCAACAATGCGCTGAAGGCCCACAAGCTCTTCACCCGCGACAAGGACTACATCGTCCGCAACGACGAGATCGTCATCATCGACGAATTCACCGGCCGCATGATGCCGGGCCGCCGTTATTCCGAAGGCCAGCACCAGGCGCTGGAAGCCAAGGAAAAGGTGCAGATCCAGCCGGAAAACCAGACGCTGTCTTCCGTCACCTTCCAGAACTACTTCCGCATGTATGCAAAGCTTGCGGGCATGACCGGTACGGCATCGACGGAAGCGGAAGAGTTCGGCAACATCTACGGTCTCGACGTCATCGAGGTGCCGACCAACCTGCCGATCCAGCGTATCGACGAGGACGACGAGGTTTATCGTACCGGCGAAGAGAAGTTCCTTGCCATCATCGCCGAGATCAAGGCGGCGCATGATCGTGGTCAGCCGGTTCTCGTCGGCACGACCTCCATCGAGAAATCCGAGCTTCTGGCCCACATGCTGCGCCAGTCCGGCTTTACCGATTTCCAGGTTCTGAACGCCCGTTACCACGAGCAGGAAGCCTATATCGTTTCGCAGGCCGGTGTTCCCGGTGCGGTCACCATCGCCACCAACATGGCCGGTCGTGGTACCGACATCCAGCTCGGCGGCAACGTCGAGATGCGTCTGGAGCGCGAACTGGAAGGCATGGAGCCGGGTCCGGAGCGTGATGCGAAGGAAGCGGCCATCCGCGCAGAGATCAAGGTTCTCAAGGAAAAGGCGCTTGCCGCCGGCGGTCTCTACGTCATCGCGACCGAGCGACACGAAAGCCGCCGTATCGACAACCAGCTGCGTGGCCGTTCCGGCCGTCAGGGCGACCCCGGCCGCTCGAAATTCTATCTGTCGCTTCAGGACGACCTGATGCGCATCTTCGGTTCCGAGCGCATGGACAGCATGTTGCAGAAGCTCGGCCTGAAGGACGGCGAGGCCATCGTCCATCCGTGGATCAACAAGGCGCTGGAACGTGCCCAGAAGAAGGTCGAAGCCCGTAACTTCGAGACCCGCAAGAACCTGCTGAAATATGACGACGTGCTGAACGATCAGCGCAAGGTCATCTTCGAGCAGCGCCTCGAGCTGATGGAATCCGACAATATCGGTGAAACCGCAGCCGACATGCGCCACGAAGTGATCGAAGCGCTCGTCACCAAGCATATTCCTGAAAATGCCTATGCCGAACAGTGGGATATCGCCGGCCTCAAGGCCGGTATCGCCCAGTTCCTGAACCTCGACCTGCCGGTGGAGGAATGGGCGAAGGAAGAGGGCATCGCCGAGGACGACATTCTTCAGCGCGTTACCGAGGCCGCGGACAAATACGCCGCTGAACGTGCGGAACGTTTCGGCCCAGAGATCATGACCTATGTCGAGCGCTCGGTCGTGCTTCAGACAATCGACCACCTGTGGCGCGAACACATCGTCAACCTCGATCACCTTCGTTCCGTCGTCGGTTTCCGCGGTTACGCCCAGCGCGATCCATTGCAGGAATACAAGGCGGAAGCCTTCGAGCTGTTCCAGTCGCTGCTTACCAACCTGCGTGAAGCCGTCACCGCGCAGCTGATGCGCGTGGAACTGGTGCAGCAGGAACCGCAGCAGCCGGAGCTGCCGGAAATGACCGCGCATCACCTCGACCCCGTCACCGGGGAAGATGAGATGGCGCAGGGCGTGCCGGTCGCTTTCGTACCGGCCGAGGACCGCGACCCGAACAACCCCGCCACCTGGGGCCGTATCGGCCGCAACGAAATGTGCCCCTGCGGCTCGGGCAAGAAGTACAAGCACTGCCACGGCGTTTACGAACAGGCGTAA
- a CDS encoding DMT family transporter, with the protein MAPRDLAAYIFLAITWGVSFLLLLHVVAAFGWIGAVTLRSLITAVALFLIACAARRKLAFSASWRAFAIVGATTVAGQLIGLSYATPQIGTAMAAILVATIPLFSMLISQIWGLERLTRQGIAGLVIGFAGIVLLVGFPAVPVTSGFVIGCAAAVAACICAAYGSNFASLRLKGVGSWEITIGSFLTGGLMTLPLLFAVPLPGTPDLVDYGYLLIQAVVMSGLTYITYFKLVSSIGATKAISVEFAVTVVAVLVGALVLDEPLSLPQLFGAGIIILGCALVLDLMPKKKAPPTPSGA; encoded by the coding sequence ATGGCCCCTCGCGATCTTGCCGCCTATATTTTTCTCGCGATTACGTGGGGCGTGTCTTTCCTGCTGCTTCTACATGTCGTCGCAGCCTTCGGCTGGATCGGCGCAGTCACGCTTCGCTCGCTCATAACCGCTGTAGCACTCTTTCTCATTGCGTGTGCGGCACGCCGGAAGCTTGCATTCTCCGCAAGCTGGCGCGCTTTCGCAATCGTCGGCGCAACGACGGTCGCCGGGCAACTGATCGGCCTGTCCTACGCGACGCCTCAGATCGGCACTGCGATGGCAGCCATATTGGTGGCGACCATTCCGCTTTTTTCAATGCTAATCTCGCAGATTTGGGGTCTGGAACGCCTGACGCGGCAGGGTATTGCCGGTCTCGTCATCGGCTTTGCCGGCATCGTCTTGCTCGTTGGTTTTCCCGCTGTTCCTGTCACATCCGGCTTTGTCATTGGCTGTGCTGCCGCTGTCGCCGCCTGCATCTGTGCCGCCTATGGCAGCAATTTTGCGAGCCTGCGCCTCAAGGGGGTTGGATCCTGGGAAATAACCATCGGTTCTTTCCTGACAGGCGGCCTGATGACCCTGCCGCTTCTTTTCGCGGTGCCCTTGCCCGGAACGCCCGATCTCGTCGATTACGGTTATCTTCTGATACAGGCGGTCGTCATGAGCGGCCTGACCTACATCACCTATTTCAAGCTGGTCTCCTCGATCGGCGCAACGAAGGCGATCAGCGTGGAATTTGCCGTCACCGTTGTGGCGGTGCTTGTTGGCGCCTTGGTGCTCGACGAACCGCTGTCGCTTCCCCAGCTGTTCGGTGCCGGCATCATCATTCTGGGCTGCGCACTGGTGCTTGACCTCATGCCCAAGAAAAAGGCCCCGCCCACGCCGTCGGGTGCATGA